The Pseudorasbora parva isolate DD20220531a chromosome 16, ASM2467924v1, whole genome shotgun sequence genome includes a region encoding these proteins:
- the olfcg5 gene encoding olfactory receptor CG5 — MLVFLFTLLLCHKPYTMAENTLCQNMGDPKSALLFKDGDVTIGGLFSIRSIEILPSFDFIEKPQLLSCSSVNLRDFRMAQIMIYAIEEINRSKSLLPNVSIGYKIYDSCGSRLSSMSATMALMNGQEFAGADRCHGQTPIHAIIGETESSATVILSRTTGPFKIPVISHSATCECLSNRKDYPSFFRTIASDYHQSRALAYIVKYFGWSWVGAVNSDNDYGNNGMAIFLKTAQEVGICVEYSVKFYRTESEKLQKVVETMKRSTTKVVVAFLSRVEMVNLLEQLSIQNITGLQVIGVEAWTTANSLITPNSFRVLGGSLGFAVRKINTEGFSDYVIKAFWDTAFPCSLTGGGSPQDTLNCSRYQDLLVLKNYNEDVSEQRYASNVYKAVYAVAHSLHNLLKCKEQDGCKKSLTIQPQQVVEALKRVNFTVNFGDNVWFDSTGATVAQYEVVNWQQDSDGSIQFKPVGYYDASLPPDQRFVVNTKNIIWAGGQLEKPRSVCSESCPPGTRKAAQKGRPVCCYDCIPCAEGEISNERDSNNCKQCPGEYWSNAEKNKCVLKTVEFLSFTEVMGIVLVFFSLFGVGLTVLTAILFYSKKDTPIVKANNSELSFLLLFSLTLCFLCSLTFIGRPTEWSCMLRHTAFGINFVLCISCVLGKTIVVLMAFKATLPGSNVMKWFGPSQQRLSVLAFTFIQVLICVIWLTLSPPFPYNNMKYYKEKIILECRLGSTIGFSAVLGYIGLLAVLCFILAFLARKLPDNFNEAKFITFSMLIFCAVWITFIPAYVSSPGKFTVAVEIFAILASSFGLLLCIFAPKCYIILFKPQQNTKQHVMGKTLAEN; from the exons ATGCTTGTCTTTCTTTTCACACTCCTACTTTGTCATAAACCTTATACAATGGCAGAAAACACTCTTTGTCAAAATATGGGAGACCCTAAGTCTGCACTGCTTTTCAAGGATGGAGACGTAACAATTGGAGGACTTTTTTCAATCCGCAGTATAGAAATATTACCTTCATTTGACTTTATAGAAAAACCTCAGCTTCTATCATGCTCCAG TGTGAATTTGAGAGATTTCCGGATGGCTCAGATCATGATATATGCCATTGAGGAGATTAACAGAAGTAAAAGTTTGCTCCCAAATGTTTCTATTGGTTACAAAATCTATGATAGCTGTGGTTCAAGATTGTCTTCTATGAGTGCAACTATGGCACTGATGAATGGTCAGGAGTTTGCAGGAGCGGACAGATGCCATGGACAGACTCCAATACATGCTATTATAGGAGAAACTGAGTCTTCTGCCACAGTGATTCTGTCCAGAACTACAGGACCTTTTAAAATTCCAGTG aTAAGTCACTCAGCCACATGTGAATGTCTTAGCAATAGAAAAGATTACCCCTCATTCTTCAGGACTATTGCTAGTGATTACCACCAGAGCAGAGCTCTTGCATACATAGTCAAATACTTTGGCTGGTCTTGGGTGGGAGCTGTGAACAGTGACAATGATTATGGAAACAATGGAATGGCCATATTTCTTAAAACAGCCCAAGAAGTGGGGATTTGTGTGGAGTACTCTGTGAAATTCTACCGAACAGAGTCTGAAAAACTTCAGAAAGTGGTAGAAACTATGAAAAGAAGCACCACAAAAGTGGTTGTTGCATTTCTTTCTCGTGTTGAGATGGTTAATCTACTTGAACAACTAAGCATTCAGAACATTACAGGCCTCCAAGTAATTGGTGTGGAAGCATGGACAACTGCAAATAGTTTGATCACTCCAAACAGTTTCCGTGTTCTGGGAGGGTCACTGGGGTTTGCAGTGAGAAAAATCAATACTGAAGGGTTTTCGGATTATGTTATAAAAGCATTCTGGGACACAGCTTTTCCATGCTCATTGACTGGGGGGGGTTCTCCTCAAGATACTTTAAATTGCAGCAGATATCAGGATCTGCTTGTGCTAAAAAATTACAATGAAGATGTGTCTGAGCAAAGATATGCAAGCAATGTGTACAAAGCAGTTTATGCTGTGGCTCATTCACTACACAATCTACTCAAGTGCAAAGAACAAGACGGTTGTAAGAAAAGTCTGACAATACAACCTcagcag GTGGTTGAGGCTCTGAAAAGGGTaaattttactgtaaattttGGAGATAATGTGTGGTTTGACAGCACTGGTGCCACAGTAGCCCAATATGAAGTTGTGAACTGGCAGCAGGACTCAGATGGATCAATACAATTTAAACCAGTGGGATACTATGATGCATCATTGCCCCCTGACCAGCGCTTTGTGGTTAACACTAAAAACATAATCTGGGCTGGAGGACAGCTGGAG AAGCCAAGGTCTGTGTGCAGTGAGAGCTGTCCTCCAGGCACTAGAAAGGCTGCACAGAAAGGAAGACCTGTCTGCTGCTATGACTGTATTCCATGTGCAGAGGGAGAAATCAGTAATGAGAGAG ATTCAAATAACTGCAAGCAGTGTCCAGGGGAATACTGGTCTaatgctgaaaaaaataaatgtgtgttaaagACTGTAGAGTTTCTGTCATTCACAGAAGTTATGGGTATAGTGCTAGTCTTTTTCTCACTGTTTGGAGTAGGATTAACTGTGCTGACAGCCATCCTGTTTTACAGCAAGAAGGACACGCCCATAGTAAAAGCCAACAACTCAGAGCTGAGCTTCTTGCTGCTCTTCTCATTGACTCTGTGTTTCCTCTGTTCACTTACTTTCATTGGACGGCCCACTGAGTGGTCCTGTATGTTGCGTCACACAGCGTTTGGGATCAATTTTGTCCTTTGTATATCCTGTGTTCTTGGGAAAACAATAGTCGTGTTAATGGCCTTCAAGGCTACACTTCCAGGAAGTAATGTCATGAAATGGTTTGGGCCTTCACAACAACGACTCAGTGTCCTTGCCTTTACATTTATACAGGTTCTTATCTGTGTTATTTGGCTAACATTATCTCCTCCATTTCCCTACAACAATATGAAATATTATAAGGAAAAGATCATTCTTGAGTGCAGGCTTGGTTCTACTATTGGTTTCTCTGCTGTACTGGGTTATATTGGCCTTCTGGCTGTCTTGTGCTTCATTTTGGCGTTTCTGGCACGAAAGCTGCCAGATAACTTCAATGAAGCCAAGTTCATCACATTCAGTATGCTCATCTTCTGTGCTGTATGGATCACATTTATTCCAGCTTATGTCAGTTCTCCTGGAAAATTTACTGTAGCTGTGGAGATATTTGCCATTTTAGCCTCAAGCTTTGGTTTACTATTATGTATATTTGCACCAAAATGTTATATCATTCTGTTCAAGCCTCAACAAAATACAAAGCAACATGTGATGGGAA agacattagccgagaactag